The sequence TCAACGTGAACGACTCGGTCACCAAGTCGAAGTTCGACAACCTGTACGGTTGCCGAGAGTCGCTCGGGGACGGCCTGAAGCGCGCGACCGGCGTCATGTTCGCCGGCAAGACCGCCTGCGTCGCGGGCTACGGCGACGTCGGCAAGGGCTCGGCCCAGGCGCTCCGCGCGCTCGGCGCTCGCGTCATGGTCACCGAGGTCGACCCCATCTGCGCGCTTCAGGCGGCGATGGAAGGTTACCAGGTCGTCACGATGGAAGACGCGGCGCCTCAGGCCGACATCTTCGTGACCGCGACGGGCTGCAACGGCGTCATCCGCGCCGAGCACCTCCGCGCCATGAAGGACCAGGCGATCGTGTGCAACATCGGCCACTTCGACACCGAGATCGAGGTCGCCTGGCTCGAGAACAACCCCGAGATCAAGGAGGTCAACATCAAGCCGCAGGTGGACCAGTTCGTGTTCCCCGACGGCAAGCGCATCACGCTGCTCGCGCGTGGACGCCTCGTGAACCTCGGCTGCGCGACGGGGCACCCCTCGTTCGTCATGTCGTCCTCGTTCTCCAACCAGACCCTCGCGCAGATCGAGCTCTGGCAGAACGGCGCGCAGTACAAGACCGGCCAGGTCTACACCCTCCCGAAGAAGCTCGACGAGAAGGTCGCCGCGCTCCACCTCGGCAAGCTCGGCGTCCGCCTGACCAAGCTCAGCGCGGAGCAGAGCAGTTACCTCGGCGTGAGCGTCGAGGGCCCCTTCAAGCCCGAGAACTACCGCTACTGAGCGCGTCGCTCGGACATCGCGTCCGAGGCTGAGACGTGTTCTTCATGGGCACGTCCGGGTCGCAAGGAGTCGAAGGCCGTCGCGCGGGGGACCGCGCGGCGGCCTCTCCGCGTGGGGCGACGACCTCGTCGCGCTCGCGCGGCAGCCCGCTCTTCCATTGCCTCTCCGCGGCGTCGATAATCCGCGGATGACGAACGCAATCTCTTTCACGAGCCCCAAGGGCCGCGCGACCTCGGGCCACCTCGCGATCCCCGAGGGCACCGCCGCCGTGGGCGCCGTGGTGCTCATCCACGAGTGGTGGGGGCTGAACGACCACGGGCGCGATCTGACGGCCCGCCTCGCCAAGGCTGGCTTCTTGGGGCTCGCGGTCGATCTCTACGACGGACGCGCGACGTCGGACCCCGCAGAGGCGGCCAAGCTCATGACGGCGCTCGACACCTACGACGCGGTCGATCGGGTGGCGGGCGCGGTCGCGTGGTTACGCACGCACCCCCGCTCCAATGGGAAGGTCGGGGTCACCGGCTTCTGCATGGGCGGCGCCATGTCGTTCGCGGCCGCGTGCCACGTGCCCGGCCTCGCGGCCGTCGTGCCGTTCTACGGCGTCCCGGCCCGCGACAAGGTCGACTACACGAAGGTGACCGCGCCCATCCAGGCGCACTTCGCGAAGACCGACGAGTGGGCCAGCGTGGCGAAGGCGGCCGCGATCCGCGACGAGCTGCGTGAGCGCGGGCGAGACATCGACCTCTGTGAATACGACG is a genomic window of Myxococcales bacterium containing:
- a CDS encoding adenosylhomocysteinase, whose protein sequence is MSNEKNFKVKDISLAEWGRKEIEIAESEMPGLMAIRKEYGPSQPLKGARVAGCLHMTTQTAVLIETLTALGAEVTWTSCNIFSTVDQAAAAIAATGVPVFAWKGMTEKEYEECLEAQIYAFKGGKGPNLILDDGGDLTVWIHQRHAGLFSGSDPIRGLSEETTTGVHRLYEMSKAGTLKVPAINVNDSVTKSKFDNLYGCRESLGDGLKRATGVMFAGKTACVAGYGDVGKGSAQALRALGARVMVTEVDPICALQAAMEGYQVVTMEDAAPQADIFVTATGCNGVIRAEHLRAMKDQAIVCNIGHFDTEIEVAWLENNPEIKEVNIKPQVDQFVFPDGKRITLLARGRLVNLGCATGHPSFVMSSSFSNQTLAQIELWQNGAQYKTGQVYTLPKKLDEKVAALHLGKLGVRLTKLSAEQSSYLGVSVEGPFKPENYRY
- a CDS encoding dienelactone hydrolase family protein, whose protein sequence is MTNAISFTSPKGRATSGHLAIPEGTAAVGAVVLIHEWWGLNDHGRDLTARLAKAGFLGLAVDLYDGRATSDPAEAAKLMTALDTYDAVDRVAGAVAWLRTHPRSNGKVGVTGFCMGGAMSFAAACHVPGLAAVVPFYGVPARDKVDYTKVTAPIQAHFAKTDEWASVAKAAAIRDELRERGRDIDLCEYDAGHAFVNDTRPEAYHAPSATLAWERMVAFFYQHLG